The following proteins come from a genomic window of Flavobacterium crocinum:
- a CDS encoding AsmA-like C-terminal region-containing protein, with the protein MQKSKSRSIVFKIAKYFGIAFAVLLGLLFLTPIVFEDQIKEQIKKTANERLSAELNYSDVSVSFFRHFPSLTLTLDNLSLNGSAPYKNEKFITAKEVSFGINVASLIFSKSVKIDQIYLSDSFINVKVNPNGEANYNIYKSQEQASNPKDSSDTALKLERIEILNSKIVYDDKSTKVHFDAFGFNYLGKGDLNKAVFDLYSKAKIEKLNIVYEDEPYLMNKKIDADLITKVNINSLSFFFQQNNLKINQLLVDFKGKFDILKDGYNMDFVIKSDNSKLYDVFTAFPPKYITWLAQTELKGNTNLLFTLKGKYITSQNIAPDLNLDVKINDGFVNYNKSAFPVSNLNLDIKTKVPSLNPDLVIVDAQNLSLNINQDYLKSKFMVKGVNTPDINGDFKAKIDLEKLVNALGIPDIKLKGSLVSDIKTNGVFDQKNKRFPATNGTINLENGYLKTPYYPNPITNITIKSKIENQKGTFQDLKVNLKPTQFTFEGKPVFVEADLSNFDDLTYDVKAKGELDVNKIYKVFSQKGLDLDGFIKADLVLKGKQSDAEKGNYSKLHNKGTLELRNIGIASEFLPKKFIIKEGIFKINNDKMSFNNFLAAYGQSDFKMNGYLQNVINYVTTNTGVLRGSFKVSARYINIDEFMSNAPESTPVTQTEKAAPKKETATNETGVIVIPTNLDLQLLANAQKVNFEKLTLNNAVGNLKMKQGKLTMQNTGFDLIGCKVDMTANYQAVTTKKANFDYAIKANDFDIKRAYNEIEVFRKMASAAEKAQGIVSLDYKLKGRLNSNMEPVYPSLVGGGTLSVKDVKVRGLKMFNAVSKQTNSESMKNPDLSKVDIKTTVKNNIITVDRFKFKFAGFRPRIEGTTSLDGKLNLKMRLGLPPFGIFGIPLTVTGTQDNPKVKVGRKTEDLEETKDTEN; encoded by the coding sequence ATGCAAAAAAGTAAATCCAGATCAATCGTATTTAAAATTGCGAAGTATTTCGGAATCGCTTTCGCTGTTCTTTTAGGATTACTATTTTTAACGCCTATCGTTTTTGAAGATCAGATTAAGGAACAAATTAAGAAAACGGCTAACGAGAGATTAAGCGCAGAGCTTAATTATTCTGATGTTTCAGTTTCATTTTTTCGTCATTTCCCTTCATTAACGCTTACATTAGACAATTTAAGTCTAAACGGTTCAGCTCCGTATAAAAACGAAAAATTTATTACGGCAAAAGAGGTTTCTTTTGGAATTAACGTTGCTAGTTTGATTTTCAGTAAATCGGTAAAAATTGATCAGATTTATTTGTCTGATTCTTTTATCAATGTAAAAGTGAATCCAAACGGAGAAGCGAATTACAACATTTACAAATCGCAGGAACAAGCTTCAAACCCTAAAGACAGTAGCGATACTGCATTAAAATTAGAGCGAATTGAAATCTTAAACAGTAAAATTGTTTACGATGACAAATCTACAAAAGTTCATTTTGATGCTTTTGGATTTAATTATTTAGGAAAAGGCGATTTAAACAAAGCCGTTTTTGATTTGTATTCTAAAGCCAAAATCGAAAAATTAAATATCGTTTATGAAGATGAGCCGTATTTAATGAACAAAAAGATTGATGCCGATTTGATTACTAAAGTAAACATCAACTCGCTTTCGTTCTTTTTCCAGCAGAATAACCTAAAAATCAATCAGCTTTTGGTCGATTTTAAAGGGAAATTTGACATTTTAAAAGATGGTTACAACATGGATTTTGTAATTAAATCTGACAACAGCAAGTTGTACGACGTTTTTACTGCTTTTCCTCCAAAATACATTACCTGGCTGGCTCAAACTGAATTAAAAGGAAACACTAATCTTCTTTTTACTCTGAAAGGCAAATATATCACATCACAAAATATAGCGCCAGATCTTAATCTAGATGTAAAAATAAACGATGGTTTTGTCAATTATAACAAAAGCGCTTTTCCGGTTTCCAACCTTAATTTAGACATCAAAACTAAAGTTCCGTCTTTAAATCCGGACTTAGTAATTGTTGATGCTCAAAATTTATCTTTAAACATTAATCAGGATTATTTGAAATCGAAGTTTATGGTTAAAGGTGTAAACACTCCCGATATTAACGGAGATTTTAAAGCTAAAATTGATCTTGAAAAACTAGTAAACGCACTTGGAATTCCTGATATTAAACTTAAAGGATCTTTAGTAAGCGATATCAAAACAAACGGAGTATTTGACCAGAAAAACAAACGTTTTCCGGCAACAAACGGTACAATTAATCTGGAAAATGGTTATTTAAAAACACCATATTACCCAAATCCAATTACGAATATTACCATCAAATCTAAAATTGAGAATCAAAAAGGAACTTTTCAGGATTTGAAGGTAAACCTAAAACCAACTCAATTTACTTTTGAAGGAAAACCTGTTTTTGTGGAAGCTGACTTAAGCAATTTTGATGATTTGACTTATGATGTAAAAGCAAAAGGCGAATTGGACGTTAATAAAATCTATAAAGTTTTCTCTCAAAAAGGACTTGATTTAGATGGTTTTATAAAAGCTGATTTGGTTTTAAAAGGAAAACAAAGCGATGCTGAAAAAGGAAATTACAGCAAATTGCACAACAAAGGAACTCTTGAATTGAGAAACATCGGAATTGCCTCAGAATTTCTTCCAAAGAAATTCATAATTAAAGAAGGGATTTTCAAAATTAATAACGATAAAATGTCTTTCAATAATTTCTTGGCCGCTTACGGGCAGTCTGATTTTAAAATGAATGGTTATTTGCAGAATGTCATTAATTATGTTACCACAAATACAGGTGTTTTAAGAGGTTCTTTTAAAGTTTCGGCACGATATATCAACATTGATGAATTTATGTCTAACGCGCCGGAAAGCACACCGGTAACACAGACAGAAAAAGCTGCTCCTAAAAAAGAAACAGCAACAAATGAAACTGGTGTAATTGTAATTCCAACCAACTTAGATTTACAGTTACTGGCAAATGCTCAAAAAGTTAATTTTGAAAAACTAACCTTAAACAATGCAGTCGGAAACTTAAAGATGAAACAAGGAAAGCTGACAATGCAAAATACAGGTTTTGATTTAATTGGCTGTAAAGTGGATATGACAGCCAATTATCAGGCTGTAACAACCAAAAAAGCCAATTTTGATTATGCCATAAAAGCTAATGATTTTGACATTAAAAGAGCTTACAATGAAATCGAAGTTTTCAGAAAAATGGCTAGCGCTGCAGAAAAAGCACAAGGAATTGTTTCTTTAGATTATAAACTAAAAGGACGTTTAAACTCAAACATGGAACCGGTTTATCCTTCACTTGTGGGAGGCGGAACGCTTTCTGTAAAAGATGTAAAAGTTCGTGGTCTGAAAATGTTCAATGCTGTAAGCAAACAAACCAATTCAGAATCTATGAAGAATCCGGATCTGTCTAAAGTTGACATTAAAACTACAGTTAAAAACAACATCATTACTGTAGATCGCTTTAAATTTAAATTTGCAGGATTTAGACCAAGAATTGAAGGCACAACAAGTCTGGACGGAAAACTGAACTTAAAAATGCGCTTAGGACTTCCTCCTTTTGGAATTTTCGGAATTCCATTAACTGTTACAGGAACTCAGGACAATCCTAAAGTAAAAGTAGGACGCAAAACTGAAGATTTAGAAGAGACTAAAGATACTGAGAATTAA
- the miaE gene encoding tRNA-(ms[2]io[6]A)-hydroxylase, with translation MLGLKLATDPRWVNIVESNIEEILTDHAWCEQKAASNAISIVTYNSEIEELVTEMLVIAREELEHFQMVHDIIKQRGLTLGRERKDHYVNELFKFMKKDGSRRDALSDRLLFSAMIEARSCERFKVLSENIQDPELAKFYRDLMISEAGHYTTFLGFARKYQDNIDIDKRWKEWIEYEGSIITNYGKSETVHG, from the coding sequence ATGTTAGGATTAAAATTAGCTACAGACCCTCGCTGGGTAAATATTGTGGAATCAAATATCGAAGAAATTTTAACGGATCACGCCTGGTGCGAACAAAAAGCGGCTTCAAACGCGATTAGCATTGTGACTTACAATTCTGAAATAGAAGAATTGGTAACCGAAATGCTTGTAATTGCTCGAGAAGAACTGGAGCACTTTCAGATGGTTCATGATATCATAAAACAACGCGGACTTACTTTAGGCCGTGAAAGAAAAGATCATTACGTAAATGAGCTTTTTAAATTCATGAAAAAAGACGGAAGTCGACGCGATGCGTTATCTGACCGTTTATTATTTTCTGCTATGATTGAAGCCAGAAGCTGCGAGCGTTTTAAAGTGCTTTCTGAAAATATACAAGATCCCGAATTAGCTAAATTTTATCGTGATTTAATGATTTCTGAAGCCGGACATTATACCACTTTTCTAGGATTCGCCAGAAAATATCAGGACAATATTGACATTGATAAAAGATGGAAAGAATGGATTGAATATGAAGGTTCTATTATTACCAATTATGGTAAAAGCGAAACCGTTCACGGATAA
- a CDS encoding glycosyltransferase, giving the protein MNQLKKLLIIGFVWPEPKSSAAGGRMMQLISIFKEKGFEITFASAAQDSDFMIDLAEFGVEKKSIELNSSSFDDFIAGLNPDVVLFDRFMIEEQFGWRVIENCPKAIRILDTEDLHCLRTARQKAFKENRNFELPDLLSEEVAKREIASILRCDVSLMISEFEMDILKNVFKINEDLLFYLPFLVDKMNEEELQKLPSFEERKNFVFIGNFLHEPNWNTVQYLKEAIWPFIKKDFPEAVLEVYGAYPSQKVLQLHQPKNGFFIMGRAGDANEIVKKSRIVLAPIRFGAGLKGKLLEAMQCGTPSATTTIGSESMHANLPWNGFIEDNPEEFSKKAIALYQDENLWKQAQKKGITIINECYQKSKYSAQLISLVNSLLINSERHRLHNFMGNLLQHHAFKSTMYMSKWIEAKNKN; this is encoded by the coding sequence ATGAATCAGCTAAAAAAACTTTTAATTATTGGGTTTGTCTGGCCTGAGCCAAAGTCTTCTGCAGCAGGCGGAAGAATGATGCAGTTGATTTCGATTTTTAAAGAAAAAGGATTCGAAATTACTTTTGCAAGCGCAGCTCAAGACAGTGATTTTATGATTGATTTAGCTGAATTTGGAGTTGAGAAAAAAAGTATAGAACTTAATTCTTCGAGTTTTGATGATTTTATTGCAGGATTAAATCCTGATGTTGTTTTGTTTGATCGATTTATGATCGAGGAACAATTTGGATGGAGAGTGATTGAAAACTGTCCGAAAGCAATTCGAATTTTAGACACTGAAGATTTGCATTGTCTGCGAACAGCAAGACAAAAAGCGTTTAAAGAAAATAGAAATTTTGAACTTCCGGATTTATTGTCTGAAGAAGTTGCAAAACGAGAAATCGCCAGCATTTTGCGTTGCGATGTATCACTGATGATTTCTGAATTTGAAATGGATATTCTAAAAAATGTTTTCAAAATCAATGAAGATTTACTGTTTTACCTTCCTTTTTTAGTAGATAAAATGAATGAAGAAGAATTGCAGAAATTACCATCTTTTGAAGAACGTAAAAATTTTGTTTTCATCGGAAATTTTCTTCATGAACCCAATTGGAATACCGTTCAATATTTAAAAGAAGCTATTTGGCCATTCATAAAAAAAGATTTTCCAGAAGCAGTTTTAGAAGTTTACGGTGCCTATCCATCGCAAAAAGTATTGCAATTGCATCAGCCGAAAAATGGTTTTTTTATCATGGGAAGGGCGGGAGATGCGAACGAAATTGTAAAAAAATCAAGAATTGTTCTCGCACCAATTCGCTTTGGAGCGGGTTTAAAAGGAAAATTATTAGAAGCCATGCAATGCGGAACGCCAAGTGCGACCACAACAATTGGTTCCGAATCCATGCACGCAAATTTGCCTTGGAACGGTTTTATTGAAGATAATCCCGAGGAATTTTCTAAAAAAGCAATTGCTCTGTATCAGGATGAAAATCTTTGGAAACAAGCTCAGAAAAAAGGAATTACAATCATTAACGAATGCTATCAAAAAAGCAAATATTCCGCTCAGCTGATTTCGTTGGTAAATTCACTTTTAATAAATTCTGAGAGACATCGTTTACATAATTTTATGGGAAATCTGCTGCAGCATCATGCTTTCAAAAGCACCATGTATATGTCAAAATGGATTGAAGCTAAGAACAAAAATTAA